A single Actinomadura algeriensis DNA region contains:
- a CDS encoding conjugal transfer protein, with translation MARRSAVKRGREMAVVDGTAAPDLPVDPWDAPDGRGRGPRGGRWSGSGGRWWVWAGRAVLWALIIVILVNGIRAPFERFTAADEPGTTAAPEPSARRAQFPSSAAGAFALQFANVYLNYNQENAADRETQLRTFLPEGADPQFGWNSTGTLQVQSVQVAGVQARDEHNATVNLVARTGDKWLRLAVPVYADDNGGLVVAARPALLPPPAKAALPQQSPAQRDAALEGELQPILVTFFQAYARSDKTALSRFAAGSPIGGLAGSVEFGRVAEVVAPQGEAGARTVTASVAWRVAGGELEQAYELDMVRKDATWYVKDIRGTTDPDPS, from the coding sequence TCTGCCCGTCGACCCGTGGGACGCCCCGGACGGCCGGGGCCGCGGCCCGCGCGGCGGCCGCTGGTCCGGATCCGGCGGCCGCTGGTGGGTCTGGGCGGGCCGCGCCGTCCTCTGGGCCCTCATCATCGTCATCCTGGTCAACGGCATCCGCGCCCCCTTCGAGCGGTTCACCGCCGCGGACGAACCGGGCACGACCGCCGCGCCCGAACCGTCCGCCCGGCGCGCGCAGTTCCCGAGCAGCGCCGCGGGGGCATTCGCCTTGCAGTTCGCCAACGTCTACCTGAATTACAACCAGGAGAACGCCGCGGACCGCGAGACTCAATTGCGGACCTTCCTGCCCGAGGGCGCCGACCCGCAATTCGGCTGGAACAGCACCGGAACGCTGCAGGTCCAGTCCGTGCAGGTCGCGGGCGTCCAGGCCCGCGACGAGCACAACGCCACCGTCAACCTCGTCGCCCGCACCGGCGACAAGTGGCTGCGCCTCGCCGTCCCCGTCTACGCCGACGACAACGGCGGCCTCGTCGTCGCCGCCCGGCCCGCGCTGCTCCCCCCGCCCGCCAAGGCCGCGCTGCCGCAGCAGAGCCCCGCGCAGCGCGACGCCGCCCTCGAAGGCGAACTCCAGCCCATCCTCGTGACGTTCTTCCAGGCGTACGCCCGCAGCGACAAGACCGCCCTGTCCCGGTTCGCCGCGGGCAGCCCCATCGGCGGGCTCGCCGGCTCGGTCGAGTTCGGCCGCGTCGCCGAGGTCGTCGCCCCCCAGGGCGAGGCCGGCGCCCGCACCGTCACCGCGAGCGTCGCGTGGCGCGTCGCGGGCGGCGAACTCGAGCAGGCCTACGAACTCGACATGGTGCGCAAGGACGCGACCTGGTACGTCAAGGACATTCGCGGCACCACCGACCCCGATCCGTCATGA